From a region of the Stenotrophomonas sp. BIO128-Bstrain genome:
- a CDS encoding DUF3037 domain-containing protein: protein MPTLHTYDYAVIRVVPRVEREEFINVGVIVSCPGAKHLEAAIELDVERLRAFAPTLDIEGLQPWLDAIVAICRGDANAGPIAQLPARARFHFLTAKRSSVVQMSSTHVGRTAEPTGVVEHLMRKMVRVPA from the coding sequence GTGCCCACACTGCACACCTATGACTATGCGGTGATCCGCGTAGTGCCCCGCGTGGAGCGCGAGGAATTCATCAACGTCGGGGTGATCGTGTCCTGCCCGGGCGCAAAGCACCTGGAAGCGGCGATCGAGCTGGATGTGGAGCGGCTGCGTGCCTTCGCGCCGACGCTGGATATCGAGGGCCTGCAGCCGTGGCTGGATGCGATCGTGGCGATCTGCCGCGGTGACGCGAACGCCGGGCCGATCGCGCAGCTGCCTGCGCGTGCACGTTTCCATTTCCTCACCGCCAAGCGCAGCTCGGTGGTGCAGATGTCGAGCACGCACGTGGGCCGTACCGCAGAGCCGACAGGCGTGGTCGAGCATCTGATGCGGAAGATGGTGCGGGTCCCGGCGTAG
- a CDS encoding DUF3011 domain-containing protein yields MKLLVGAGMPLWPVLLWTALMPETALAQAGGYAGQVVRCESRDMGWVHCDVPTEGGVDLIRQLSDNSCVRGSEWGTDRSGVWVTLGCRAEFRARTAAAAPRADGERRTRRVVRCESNGRPQSCPVVLQGAPVRLLRQLTSLPCREGHSWGYRRNEIWVTRGCQGEFEVGAADGSGFLNVPRILVCESKSRQRRFCGAGITHGVTLNKQLSGTPCEQGSSWGWDSRGVWVDKGCRAEFAVN; encoded by the coding sequence AGCTGTTGGTAGGCGCGGGCATGCCCTTGTGGCCGGTGTTGCTGTGGACTGCGCTGATGCCTGAAACGGCGCTCGCGCAGGCCGGCGGCTATGCCGGTCAGGTGGTGCGTTGCGAATCGCGCGACATGGGGTGGGTGCATTGCGATGTCCCCACCGAAGGCGGTGTCGATCTGATCCGCCAGCTCTCCGACAACAGCTGCGTGCGAGGCTCGGAATGGGGCACCGACCGTTCCGGCGTCTGGGTGACCCTGGGCTGTCGCGCCGAGTTCCGCGCGCGTACCGCGGCTGCCGCGCCGCGTGCCGACGGCGAACGCCGCACGCGGCGGGTGGTGCGCTGCGAATCCAACGGGCGCCCGCAGAGCTGCCCGGTTGTGCTGCAGGGCGCGCCGGTGCGTCTGCTGCGCCAGCTCACCTCGCTGCCGTGCCGCGAAGGCCACAGCTGGGGCTATCGCCGCAATGAGATCTGGGTGACCCGCGGTTGCCAGGGCGAGTTCGAGGTCGGTGCCGCCGATGGCAGCGGGTTCCTCAACGTGCCACGCATCCTGGTCTGCGAATCCAAGTCGCGCCAGCGCCGCTTCTGTGGCGCCGGGATCACCCACGGTGTCACGCTCAACAAGCAGCTCTCCGGCACCCCCTGCGAGCAGGGCAGCAGCTGGGGCTGGGACAGCCGTGGGGTCTGGGTCGACAAGGGCTGCCGCGCCGAGTTCGCGGTCAACTGA
- the mtnA gene encoding S-methyl-5-thioribose-1-phosphate isomerase, with translation MNASTDIDYARYDHIRPILWTGESLQLLDQRKLPFIVEHVECRDSDAVAEAIHALTVRGAPAIGIAAAWGVVLAANEVQADDGAQALLKLEPALQRLNASRPTAVNLAWALARMRRALAPAGADWQQVLAAEAQAIAEEDLAANRHMGALGAGLIEAGSGVLTHCNTGSLATAGFGTALGVIRAGMAQHRIARVFAGETRPWLQGARLTVWELQQDGIDATLIADSAASHLMKTGAVQWVIVGADRICANGDTANKIGTYQLAIAARHHGVKFMVVAPSSTVDMDTADGEQIEIEQRDPGELYGVGGTRTVAEGIAAWNPVFDVTPGSLIDAIVTERGVILNPTMANMQAAFG, from the coding sequence ATGAACGCATCCACCGACATCGACTACGCCCGTTACGACCATATCCGCCCGATCCTGTGGACCGGCGAGAGCCTGCAGCTGCTCGACCAGCGCAAACTGCCGTTCATCGTCGAGCACGTGGAGTGCCGCGACAGCGACGCGGTTGCCGAGGCCATCCATGCGCTGACCGTGCGCGGCGCACCGGCGATCGGCATTGCCGCCGCCTGGGGCGTGGTACTGGCGGCCAATGAGGTCCAGGCCGACGATGGCGCCCAAGCGCTGTTGAAGCTGGAGCCGGCCCTGCAACGCCTGAACGCCTCGCGCCCGACCGCCGTGAACCTGGCCTGGGCGCTGGCCCGCATGCGCCGCGCGCTGGCCCCGGCCGGTGCCGACTGGCAGCAGGTGCTGGCCGCCGAAGCCCAGGCAATCGCCGAGGAAGATCTGGCCGCCAACCGCCACATGGGCGCGCTGGGCGCCGGCCTGATCGAGGCCGGCAGCGGTGTGCTCACCCACTGCAATACCGGCTCGCTGGCCACTGCCGGCTTCGGCACCGCGCTGGGCGTGATCCGCGCCGGCATGGCCCAGCACCGCATCGCCCGCGTGTTCGCCGGCGAGACCCGGCCGTGGCTGCAGGGCGCTCGCCTGACCGTATGGGAGCTGCAGCAGGATGGCATCGATGCCACCCTGATCGCCGATTCGGCCGCCTCGCACCTGATGAAGACTGGTGCGGTCCAGTGGGTGATCGTGGGCGCGGACCGCATCTGCGCCAACGGCGACACCGCCAACAAGATCGGCACCTACCAGCTGGCCATCGCCGCCCGCCACCACGGCGTGAAGTTCATGGTGGTGGCGCCGTCCTCCACGGTGGACATGGACACTGCCGACGGCGAGCAGATCGAGATCGAGCAGCGCGATCCTGGCGAGCTCTACGGCGTGGGCGGCACCCGCACCGTGGCCGAGGGCATCGCCGCCTGGAACCCGGTGTTCGACGTCACCCCGGGCAGCCTGATCGACGCCATCGTGACCGAGCGCGGGGTGATCCTGAACCCGACGATGGCCAACATGCAGGCCGCGTTCGGCTGA
- the gyrA gene encoding DNA gyrase subunit A, with translation MAETAKEIIQVNLEDEMRKSYLDYAMSVIVGRALPDARDGLKPVHRRVLFAMSELNAHANKPYFKSARIVGDVIGKYHPHGDQSVYDTLVRLAQPFSLRYMLVDGQGNFGSVDGDSAAAMRYTEARMSRLTHELMADIDKETVDFQPNYDEKELEPTVMPTRFPNLLVNGSAGIAVGMATNIPPHNLTESINACIALIDNPEIDVDGLMEFIPGPDFPTAGIINGTAGIVAGYRTGRGRVRIRAKAEVEVADNGRESIIVTEIPYQVNKARLIEKIAELVKEKKLEGISELRDESDKDGMRIFIEIKRGESAEVVLNNLYQQTQMESVFGINMVALVDGRPQLMNLKQMLEAFVRHRREVVTRRTVFELRKARARAHVLEGLTVALANIDEMIELIKTSPNPTEARERMLARLWEPGLVGSMLGAAGAEASRPDDLPKGVGLLAGGYQLTEIQATQILEMRLHRLTGLEQDRLTDEYKLLLETIAGLIHILEDPDRLLQVIREELINVRTEFGDERRTEIRHSEEDLDILDLIAPEDVVVTLSHAGYAKRQPVSAYRAQRRGGRGRSAASTKEEDFIEQLWLVNTHDTLLTFTSAGKVFWLPVHQLPEAGSNARGRPIINWIPLEAGERVQAVLPVREYAEGQFVFFATRNGTVKKTPLSEFAFRLARGKIAINLDEGDALVGVGLTDGERDILLFASNGKTVRFGEDKVRSMGRTATGVRGIKMPKGEEVVSLIVAESAGGSEDENEDESQVDETVIDSGDAVIENGADDDNALYILTATENGYGKRTPLPDYPRKGRGTQGVIGIQTTERNGKLVRAVLMGPRDEVLLISDGGTLVRTRGSEISRVGRNTQGVTLIRLSKEEKLQAVERMDASLDEGVEEDAPAAVEASPVVAPPEA, from the coding sequence ATGGCAGAAACCGCCAAGGAAATCATCCAGGTCAACCTGGAAGACGAGATGCGCAAGAGTTACCTCGATTACGCGATGAGCGTGATCGTGGGGCGCGCACTCCCGGATGCGCGCGATGGCCTCAAGCCGGTGCATCGCCGCGTGCTGTTCGCGATGAGTGAACTCAACGCGCACGCCAACAAGCCTTACTTCAAGTCGGCGCGTATCGTCGGTGACGTCATCGGTAAGTACCACCCGCATGGCGATCAGTCGGTGTACGACACGCTGGTGCGTCTGGCACAGCCGTTCTCGCTGCGCTACATGCTGGTCGATGGCCAGGGTAACTTCGGTTCGGTCGACGGCGACTCCGCCGCGGCGATGCGATACACCGAAGCCCGCATGTCCAGGCTCACCCATGAGCTGATGGCCGACATCGACAAGGAAACGGTCGATTTCCAGCCCAACTACGACGAAAAGGAACTGGAGCCGACGGTCATGCCGACCCGGTTCCCGAACCTGCTGGTCAACGGTTCGGCCGGTATCGCGGTGGGCATGGCGACCAACATCCCGCCGCACAACCTGACCGAATCGATCAACGCCTGCATCGCGCTGATCGACAACCCCGAGATCGACGTCGACGGCCTGATGGAGTTCATCCCGGGCCCGGACTTCCCGACCGCGGGCATCATCAATGGCACCGCCGGCATCGTCGCCGGGTACCGGACCGGTCGTGGCCGTGTGCGCATCCGCGCCAAGGCCGAGGTCGAAGTGGCTGACAACGGCCGCGAATCGATCATCGTCACCGAGATCCCGTACCAGGTGAACAAGGCCCGGTTGATCGAGAAGATCGCCGAGCTGGTCAAGGAAAAGAAGCTCGAAGGCATCAGCGAACTGCGCGATGAGTCCGACAAGGACGGCATGCGCATCTTCATCGAGATCAAGCGCGGCGAGTCGGCGGAAGTTGTGTTGAACAACCTCTACCAGCAGACCCAGATGGAGTCGGTGTTCGGCATCAACATGGTGGCGCTGGTCGATGGCCGCCCGCAGTTGATGAACCTCAAGCAGATGCTCGAGGCCTTCGTGCGCCACCGCCGCGAAGTGGTCACCCGCCGCACCGTGTTCGAACTGCGCAAGGCGCGTGCGCGTGCGCACGTGCTGGAAGGCCTGACCGTCGCGCTGGCCAACATCGACGAGATGATCGAACTGATCAAGACCTCGCCGAACCCCACCGAGGCGCGCGAACGCATGCTCGCCCGCCTGTGGGAGCCGGGCCTGGTCGGCTCGATGCTGGGCGCCGCCGGTGCCGAAGCCTCGCGTCCGGATGATCTGCCCAAGGGTGTGGGCCTGCTTGCGGGCGGCTACCAGCTGACCGAGATCCAGGCGACCCAGATCCTGGAAATGCGCCTGCATCGCCTGACCGGGCTGGAGCAGGACCGCCTGACCGACGAGTACAAGCTGCTGCTGGAAACGATCGCCGGGCTGATCCATATCCTGGAAGATCCGGACCGTCTGCTGCAGGTCATCCGCGAAGAGCTGATCAACGTGCGTACGGAGTTCGGCGACGAGCGCCGCACCGAGATCCGCCACAGCGAAGAAGACCTGGACATCCTCGACCTGATCGCCCCGGAAGACGTGGTGGTCACCCTGTCGCACGCCGGCTATGCCAAGCGCCAGCCGGTCAGTGCCTACCGGGCCCAGCGCCGCGGTGGCCGTGGCCGCAGCGCTGCCTCGACCAAGGAAGAGGATTTCATCGAACAGCTGTGGCTGGTCAACACGCATGACACGCTGCTGACCTTCACCAGTGCGGGCAAGGTGTTCTGGCTGCCGGTCCACCAGTTGCCGGAGGCCGGCTCCAACGCCCGTGGCCGCCCGATCATCAACTGGATTCCGCTGGAAGCCGGTGAGCGGGTCCAGGCCGTGCTGCCGGTACGCGAGTACGCCGAAGGCCAGTTCGTGTTCTTCGCCACCCGCAACGGCACGGTCAAGAAGACCCCTCTCAGCGAATTCGCCTTCCGCCTGGCGCGCGGCAAGATCGCGATCAACCTCGATGAGGGCGATGCGCTGGTCGGCGTCGGCCTGACCGATGGCGAGCGCGACATCCTGCTGTTCGCCTCCAATGGCAAGACCGTGCGCTTCGGTGAGGACAAGGTCCGCTCGATGGGCCGTACCGCCACCGGCGTGCGCGGCATCAAGATGCCCAAGGGTGAGGAAGTGGTCAGCCTGATCGTGGCCGAGAGTGCCGGCGGCAGCGAAGACGAGAACGAGGATGAGAGCCAGGTCGACGAGACCGTGATCGACAGCGGCGATGCCGTGATCGAGAACGGCGCCGACGATGACAACGCGCTCTACATCCTGACCGCGACCGAGAACGGCTACGGCAAGCGCACCCCGCTGCCGGATTACCCGCGCAAGGGCCGTGGCACGCAGGGTGTGATCGGCATCCAGACCACCGAGCGCAACGGCAAGCTGGTGCGTGCGGTGCTGATGGGCCCGCGCGACGAAGTGCTGCTGATCTCCGATGGTGGCACCCTGGTGCGTACCCGCGGTTCGGAAATCTCGCGCGTCGGCCGCAACACCCAGGGCGTGACCCTGATCCGTCTGTCCAAGGAAGAGAAGCTCCAGGCGGTTGAACGCATGGATGCCTCGCTGGATGAGGGTGTGGAAGAAGATGCACCGGCGGCCGTCGAGGCCAGCCCGGTGGTGGCACCGCCGGAGGCGTAA
- a CDS encoding HipA family kinase codes for MRTVHALRYVTPLREGGSLPAVVETDDDGMVVLKFRGAGQGPKALIAELIAGEIARTLGLPIPEIVFVELDREFARTEPDPEIQDLIRASEGLNLGSDYLPGAINYDPAAMQPDAELASKIVWFDAFTSNVDRTARNPNLMVWHRRLYLIDHGAAMYFHHDWASAGEACSKPFVLIRDHVLLPFATQIAEVDSALAVMLPDAEIERIVGLVPDSWLVDEPAFDSPAAYRQAYIDYLQHRLRVRAAFVQEAVRAHTAHL; via the coding sequence ATGCGAACCGTGCACGCCCTCCGATATGTCACCCCGCTGCGCGAAGGCGGCTCCCTGCCCGCCGTAGTCGAGACCGACGACGACGGCATGGTGGTGCTCAAATTCCGTGGCGCTGGCCAAGGGCCGAAGGCCCTGATCGCCGAACTGATCGCCGGCGAGATCGCCCGCACGCTCGGCCTGCCGATCCCCGAGATCGTGTTCGTGGAGCTCGACCGCGAGTTCGCCCGGACCGAACCGGACCCGGAAATCCAGGATCTGATCCGTGCCAGCGAGGGCCTGAACCTCGGCAGTGATTACCTGCCCGGGGCGATCAACTACGACCCGGCGGCCATGCAGCCCGATGCCGAGCTGGCCTCGAAGATCGTGTGGTTCGATGCCTTCACCAGCAACGTGGACCGCACCGCGCGCAATCCCAACCTGATGGTCTGGCATCGCAGGCTGTACCTGATCGACCATGGCGCAGCGATGTATTTCCATCACGACTGGGCCAGCGCCGGGGAGGCCTGCAGTAAGCCGTTCGTGCTGATCCGCGATCATGTACTGCTGCCCTTCGCCACGCAGATTGCCGAAGTGGATTCTGCGCTCGCGGTGATGCTGCCGGATGCCGAAATCGAGCGGATCGTCGGCCTGGTGCCGGACAGCTGGCTGGTGGACGAACCCGCCTTCGACAGCCCGGCGGCTTACCGCCAGGCGTATATCGATTATCTGCAACACCGCCTTCGCGTACGCGCGGCTTTTGTACAGGAGGCCGTCCGTGCCCACACTGCACACCTATGA
- a CDS encoding membrane-bound PQQ-dependent dehydrogenase, glucose/quinate/shikimate family: MSTTTQTRRPRHWLVAVLAIVILLLGVVFTAGGAWLASLGGSWYYVLAGVGLLISGVQLWRGRYSGALWFALVFVGTLLWTWWESGSNYWRWVPRLGLIVAIGFVLSLLLPTLDRPVSRKVSRGIAGVLALVFVAAFTLAFVPHGVTEAQGAFPEPMTSTGLAPTADAPLQPADRPVDGDWAAYGRNNAATRFSPLQQITPDNVAKLEQAWLFRTGDLPEKRWGAETTPLKVGDSLYLCTARNQLVALNAADGTERWRYDPKIKDKSIPYTAACRGVSYYEVPATAQDAAFNDVAADLAVPSGVPVLTQVPRGACAARIIEGTLDGRLIAVDAATGKPCAGFGNNGQVDITVGMGDSPAGYVSITSPPAIVQGVIVTGHQVLDGQRRDAPSGVIQAYDAVTGKLRWAWDMVRPERNGAPPPGETYTRGTPNMWTTATGDDELGLVYLPMGNSAGDYWSGSRTKNENRYATSLVAIDVNTGKPAWHFQAVRKDVWDYDMGSQATLIDYPTAAGKVPALLLPTKQGDMYILDRRTGRLLTPAEERKVPTGGVEPEQRSPTQLFSLYHTLRKPDLTERDMWGMTPIDQLVCRIQFRKASYEGFYTPPTADRHSIEYPGYNGGSDWGSVAVDPRRGVIVANYNDMPNYNRLVPREKADKLGWLPREDVTADKGGAEGAGDPQVGTPYAIDVNAGWRLPFTKLLCKQPPYGGIRAVDLRTGKTLWDRPFGSARGNGPFGIRSGLPIEIGTPNNGGSVVTASGLIFIAAATDDLLRAIDLKTGKELWHAKLPAGGQANPMIYEFGGRQYVVIMAGGHHFMETPAGDYVIAYALPKG; this comes from the coding sequence ATGTCCACCACGACGCAGACCCGCCGCCCCCGCCATTGGCTGGTGGCTGTGCTGGCAATTGTCATTCTGTTGCTGGGCGTTGTATTCACCGCGGGCGGCGCCTGGCTCGCCAGCCTCGGTGGTTCCTGGTACTACGTCCTGGCCGGCGTCGGCCTGCTGATCTCCGGCGTGCAGCTGTGGCGGGGCCGCTACAGCGGCGCGCTGTGGTTCGCGCTGGTGTTCGTCGGCACGCTGCTGTGGACGTGGTGGGAGTCGGGCAGCAACTATTGGCGCTGGGTGCCGCGCCTGGGCCTGATCGTGGCGATCGGCTTCGTGCTGTCGCTGCTGCTGCCGACGTTGGATCGTCCGGTGTCGCGCAAGGTCTCGCGGGGCATCGCCGGCGTGCTGGCGCTGGTGTTCGTTGCGGCCTTCACCCTGGCCTTCGTGCCACATGGTGTTACCGAGGCACAGGGCGCCTTCCCCGAACCGATGACCAGCACCGGCCTGGCACCCACGGCCGACGCGCCCCTGCAACCGGCCGACCGCCCGGTGGACGGCGACTGGGCCGCCTATGGTCGGAACAACGCGGCAACGCGTTTCTCGCCGCTGCAGCAGATCACCCCGGACAACGTGGCCAAGCTTGAGCAGGCCTGGCTGTTCCGCACTGGCGACCTGCCGGAGAAGCGCTGGGGTGCGGAAACCACGCCGCTGAAGGTCGGCGACAGCCTCTACCTGTGCACCGCACGCAACCAACTGGTCGCGCTCAACGCCGCCGATGGCACCGAGCGCTGGCGTTACGACCCGAAGATCAAGGACAAGTCGATCCCGTACACCGCCGCCTGCCGTGGGGTCTCCTATTACGAAGTGCCGGCCACCGCGCAGGATGCTGCATTCAATGACGTCGCAGCGGATCTCGCCGTCCCCAGCGGCGTGCCCGTGCTGACCCAGGTGCCGCGTGGCGCCTGTGCGGCGCGCATCATCGAAGGCACCCTGGATGGCCGCCTGATCGCGGTCGATGCCGCCACCGGCAAGCCGTGCGCCGGTTTCGGCAACAACGGCCAGGTCGACATCACCGTGGGCATGGGCGACAGCCCGGCCGGCTATGTCTCCATCACCTCGCCGCCGGCGATCGTGCAGGGCGTGATCGTGACCGGCCACCAGGTGCTGGACGGTCAGCGCCGCGACGCGCCGTCCGGCGTGATCCAGGCCTACGATGCCGTCACCGGCAAACTGCGCTGGGCCTGGGACATGGTCCGCCCGGAGCGCAACGGCGCACCGCCGCCGGGTGAGACCTATACCCGCGGCACCCCCAACATGTGGACCACTGCGACCGGCGACGACGAACTTGGGCTGGTCTACCTGCCGATGGGCAACTCGGCCGGCGATTACTGGAGTGGCTCGCGCACCAAAAACGAAAACCGTTACGCCACCTCGCTGGTGGCGATCGACGTCAACACCGGCAAGCCGGCCTGGCACTTCCAGGCGGTGCGCAAGGACGTCTGGGATTACGACATGGGCTCGCAGGCGACCCTGATCGATTATCCGACCGCCGCCGGCAAAGTCCCGGCCCTGCTGCTGCCGACCAAGCAGGGCGACATGTACATCCTCGACCGTCGCACCGGCAGGCTGCTGACCCCAGCCGAAGAGCGCAAGGTGCCCACGGGCGGCGTCGAGCCGGAACAGCGCTCGCCCACCCAGCTGTTCTCGCTGTATCACACGCTGCGCAAGCCGGACCTCACCGAGCGCGACATGTGGGGCATGACCCCGATCGACCAGCTGGTCTGCCGCATCCAGTTCCGCAAGGCCAGTTACGAAGGTTTCTACACGCCGCCGACCGCGGACCGTCATTCCATCGAGTATCCCGGCTACAACGGGGGCTCGGACTGGGGCAGCGTGGCCGTGGATCCGCGCCGTGGCGTGATCGTTGCCAACTACAACGACATGCCCAACTACAACCGGCTGGTGCCGCGCGAGAAGGCGGACAAACTGGGGTGGCTGCCGCGCGAGGATGTGACCGCCGACAAGGGCGGCGCCGAAGGCGCGGGCGATCCGCAGGTGGGCACGCCGTACGCCATCGACGTCAACGCCGGCTGGCGCCTGCCGTTCACCAAGCTGCTGTGCAAGCAGCCGCCCTACGGTGGCATCCGCGCGGTCGACCTGCGTACCGGCAAGACCCTGTGGGACCGCCCGTTCGGCAGCGCCCGCGGCAATGGGCCGTTCGGCATCCGCTCCGGCCTGCCGATCGAGATCGGTACGCCCAACAACGGTGGTTCGGTGGTCACGGCCAGCGGCCTGATCTTCATCGCCGCGGCGACCGATGATCTGCTGCGCGCGATCGACCTGAAAACCGGCAAGGAACTCTGGCATGCCAAGCTGCCGGCCGGCGGCCAGGCCAACCCGATGATCTACGAGTTCGGTGGGCGCCAGTACGTGGTCATCATGGCCGGTGGTCATCACTTCATGGAAACCCCGGCCGGCGATTACGTGATCGCCTACGCGTTGCCGAAGGGGTGA
- a CDS encoding prolyl oligopeptidase family serine peptidase encodes MLIRRTSLAAAVAVATFGLLLAAPAFAGYATPPESLLKVLKAPPPPTPSVDPTGQRLLLTTTQTYPSITRVAQPYLKLAGVRLEPKNRSRHDTPGGYGIPPCVGDFTVVDTASGRSTKVALPGGCAGMAQWSADGQRFAFQNVVDDSVQLWIGDAVTGQVRQVPNVALNPIFGSTVQWLGGSQQLLVKLVPAKQGPAPSAEGAIGPDIQESLGTAGESSTYEARDTLTSAYDEALFAYYGQSQLAVVDTASNTVRTVGAPALLDSIGAAPDGVHVLTTTLKAPFSHAVTYQRFANDVAVLDIASGRSTPIASLPLADRVPVHGVPEGPRDFDWRATDPATLVYAEALDKGDWKVTVPHRDRVLMLKAPFTAKPTEIARTAQRFEGLAWTAQPDVAFLDENDENRHWRQTRIVNVDNPKQEGRLLWDLSSDELYEDPGSFVYQRLPNGAYVVRQEGNTVFLRGQGSSPQGDRPFLDALSLRSLKTERLFRSDADAYEQFIGFSAIPGHLLTWHQSVTDAPNAFVRLLGEDVADAKPGEAQVVSKPAALTHLVDPTPEVRQIQKRLVTYKRADGVDLSFTLYTPPGYKEGQRVPAILYAYPADFANAAQAGQVSGSQQTFTRLAPYRLMLLAGYAIIDNASFPIVGDPKTAYNTYLEQLEADAKAAVDKAVDLGVVDRNRIGVTGHSHGGLMTANLIAHTDLFKAGVATSGSYNKTFTPFGFQNERRSVWQAQDVYLKASPFFYADKIKLPLLLVHGEDDANPGTEPFQSRKLFQAIRGNGGTTRLVMLPHEPHWYTALESNEQLVSEMLSWFDTYVKNAPPAKR; translated from the coding sequence ATGCTGATCCGTCGTACTTCGCTGGCTGCGGCCGTTGCCGTTGCCACCTTCGGGCTGCTGCTCGCTGCACCGGCCTTTGCCGGTTACGCCACGCCGCCGGAGAGCCTGCTCAAGGTGCTCAAGGCACCGCCGCCGCCGACGCCCAGCGTCGACCCGACTGGCCAGCGCCTGCTGCTGACCACCACGCAGACCTATCCGTCGATCACCCGCGTCGCCCAGCCGTATCTGAAGCTGGCCGGCGTGCGTCTGGAGCCGAAGAACCGCAGCCGCCACGACACCCCGGGTGGTTATGGCATTCCACCGTGCGTGGGCGACTTCACCGTGGTCGATACCGCCAGTGGCCGCTCCACCAAGGTCGCCTTGCCCGGCGGGTGCGCCGGCATGGCGCAGTGGTCGGCCGACGGCCAACGCTTCGCGTTCCAGAACGTGGTCGATGACAGCGTGCAGCTGTGGATCGGTGATGCGGTCACTGGCCAGGTCCGCCAGGTGCCCAACGTCGCGCTGAACCCGATCTTCGGCAGCACCGTGCAGTGGCTCGGCGGCAGCCAGCAGCTGTTGGTCAAGCTGGTGCCTGCCAAGCAGGGACCGGCGCCGAGCGCCGAAGGTGCGATCGGCCCGGACATCCAGGAGTCGCTGGGCACAGCCGGTGAGAGCAGCACCTACGAAGCCCGCGATACGCTGACCAGTGCCTACGATGAAGCGCTGTTCGCCTATTACGGCCAGTCGCAGCTGGCGGTGGTGGATACCGCCTCCAACACCGTGCGCACCGTCGGTGCCCCGGCGCTGCTGGACAGCATCGGGGCCGCCCCGGATGGCGTGCATGTGCTGACCACAACACTCAAGGCGCCGTTCTCGCATGCGGTGACCTACCAGCGTTTCGCCAATGACGTGGCCGTGCTGGATATCGCCAGCGGCCGCAGCACGCCGATCGCCAGCCTGCCGCTGGCCGACCGCGTGCCGGTGCACGGCGTGCCGGAAGGCCCGCGCGATTTCGATTGGCGCGCCACCGATCCGGCCACGCTGGTCTATGCCGAAGCCCTGGACAAGGGCGACTGGAAAGTCACGGTTCCGCATCGTGATCGCGTGCTGATGCTCAAAGCCCCGTTCACCGCCAAGCCCACCGAGATCGCCCGCACCGCGCAGCGTTTCGAAGGCCTGGCCTGGACCGCGCAGCCGGACGTTGCCTTCCTCGACGAGAACGACGAGAACCGCCACTGGCGCCAGACCCGCATCGTCAACGTCGACAACCCCAAGCAGGAGGGCCGGCTGCTGTGGGATCTCTCCAGTGATGAGCTGTACGAGGACCCGGGCAGTTTCGTGTACCAGCGCCTGCCCAACGGCGCCTACGTGGTGCGTCAGGAAGGCAACACGGTCTTCCTGCGCGGGCAGGGCTCTTCGCCGCAGGGGGATCGGCCCTTCCTGGATGCGCTCAGCCTCCGCAGCCTGAAGACGGAGCGTCTTTTCCGCAGCGATGCCGATGCCTACGAGCAGTTCATCGGCTTCAGCGCCATCCCGGGCCACCTGCTCACGTGGCACCAGTCGGTGACCGATGCGCCGAATGCGTTCGTGCGCCTGCTTGGCGAGGACGTCGCCGACGCCAAGCCGGGCGAAGCGCAGGTCGTGTCCAAGCCGGCCGCGTTGACCCACCTGGTGGATCCGACGCCGGAAGTGCGCCAGATCCAGAAGCGCCTGGTCACCTACAAGCGTGCCGACGGCGTGGATCTGTCGTTCACCCTGTACACCCCGCCGGGGTACAAGGAGGGCCAGCGCGTGCCGGCGATCCTGTATGCCTACCCGGCCGATTTCGCCAACGCGGCACAGGCGGGGCAGGTGTCCGGTTCGCAGCAGACTTTCACCCGTCTGGCGCCGTACCGGCTGATGCTGCTGGCCGGCTACGCGATCATCGACAACGCCTCGTTCCCCATCGTCGGCGACCCCAAAACCGCCTACAACACGTATCTGGAACAGCTGGAGGCCGATGCCAAAGCCGCGGTGGACAAGGCGGTGGACCTGGGCGTGGTCGACCGCAACCGGATCGGCGTCACCGGCCACAGCCATGGCGGCCTGATGACCGCCAACCTGATCGCGCATACCGACCTGTTCAAGGCCGGCGTCGCCACCAGCGGCTCGTACAACAAGACGTTTACGCCGTTCGGGTTCCAGAACGAGCGTCGCTCGGTGTGGCAGGCGCAGGACGTGTACCTGAAGGCGTCGCCGTTCTTCTACGCGGACAAAATCAAGCTGCCGCTGCTGCTGGTCCACGGCGAGGATGATGCCAACCCGGGCACCGAGCCGTTCCAGTCGCGCAAGCTGTTCCAGGCGATCCGCGGCAATGGCGGCACCACCCGCCTGGTGATGCTGCCGCACGAACCGCATTGGTACACCGCACTGGAATCCAATGAGCAGCTAGTGTCGGAAATGCTGAGCTGGTTCGACACCTATGTGAAGAATGCGCCGCCGGCCAAACGCTGA